From Faecalicatena sp. Marseille-Q4148:
TCATTGTATGCGATTTGGTAACGGTTGTGAGTTACTTTGTATGTGCCTTTATGCCGATGTCAGAGAAGTTAGTACCGATTTTGGCTTTGGCGGCTATTTTTGCGCAAATGGAATGGCCGAGCTATGATGCATTAGTGGCAGATTTGTCTTCGGCTGAAGACAGGGAACGTGCGTATAGTTTAAGTTATCTTGGAACGAATCTTGGCCTTGTGCTGGCGCCGACAATCGGAGGATTTTTGTTTGCGAATCACCTTTCGCTTGCGTTTCTTATCAGCAGTCTGGCAACATTTTCATCAACGGTGTTGATTTTCTTATTCATTAAAGACGTTACACCGGTGAAAACGGAGACGGTATCCGGTCATTATGAGGAAGTGCGGGATGGTCACAGCATCTGGCGCGTTCTGTGGGAAAATAAACTGTTGCTGCTGTTTATGCTCTGCGGCGGCATCTGGATGCTTGTTTATAGTCAGTTTAACTTTTTAATGCCATTGAATTTGGAACAGTACTATGGAGAACAGGGAGCAGTTTTATTTGGGACACTGACAAGTGTAAATGCATTTGTTGTGATTATCGGTACACCGGTTCTCACGAAGATGATGTCGCGCATACGGGATGTGGATCGCCTGCTGCTTGGTCAGTTTCTTGTTGTACTCGGCTTTTTATCCTATGCACTTGTGCAGAATGTTTTGATCGTATATTTTATTTCTATGATTATTTTTACGATTGGAGAGATCTGTGAGACACTTGGACGGCAGCCATATCTGACGAGACGTATTCCGGCATCCCATAGAGGAAGATTTTCTTCCGTTTACACGATATTTGGAGGGGCGTTTCAGTTATC
This genomic window contains:
- a CDS encoding MFS transporter, coding for MKYIRQYMGMRKELYILFWGRVVTNMGALIWPMMTLILKNKLGYSATQIAAILMILGFVQLPFTLIGGKLADRFNKRNLIIVCDLVTVVSYFVCAFMPMSEKLVPILALAAIFAQMEWPSYDALVADLSSAEDRERAYSLSYLGTNLGLVLAPTIGGFLFANHLSLAFLISSLATFSSTVLIFLFIKDVTPVKTETVSGHYEEVRDGHSIWRVLWENKLLLLFMLCGGIWMLVYSQFNFLMPLNLEQYYGEQGAVLFGTLTSVNAFVVIIGTPVLTKMMSRIRDVDRLLLGQFLVVLGFLSYALVQNVLIVYFISMIIFTIGEICETLGRQPYLTRRIPASHRGRFSSVYTIFGGAFQLSGQQVVGSMADGMPMQTVWMFIVIIGVINVVGYVILRQRDQKAFSLLYDK